A genomic stretch from Microbacterium proteolyticum includes:
- a CDS encoding ABC transporter ATP-binding protein, with the protein MASITLNKIVKTYDDGFTAVKGVDLDIADGEFVILVGPSGCGKSTLLRMIVGLEDISDGELRIADEVVNDKAPKDRNLAMVFQNYALYPHLTVYENIAFPMRLKSSDLSDEEIDERVRRASKLLELDEHLERKPANLSGGQRQRVAMGRAIVRNASAFLFDEPLSNLDAKLRGQMRTEIARLQRSLGITTVYVTHDQTEAMTLGDRVAVLRRGELQQVASPRGLYDQPVNLFVAGFIGSPPMNFLSGTVDGDVLRLPIADVPLDDRLRRAVEGRDLVIVGVRPDAFEDADSTERDLSGGITAELDIEMTEWLGEVLYAYVPYETDATVKDKLSELDRDLDGESLRTELVVALDAMSSIRAGDAARLWFSPDSLHLFDPETGVNLTRDEAKAEKLEEDARAARKRALERAKERAAREQAAA; encoded by the coding sequence ATGGCATCCATCACTCTGAACAAGATCGTCAAGACCTACGACGACGGCTTCACCGCCGTGAAGGGTGTCGACCTCGACATCGCCGACGGCGAGTTCGTCATCCTCGTCGGGCCCTCGGGCTGCGGCAAATCGACGCTCTTGCGCATGATCGTCGGGCTCGAAGACATCTCGGACGGCGAGCTGAGGATCGCCGACGAGGTGGTCAACGACAAGGCGCCGAAAGACCGCAACCTCGCGATGGTCTTCCAGAACTACGCGCTGTACCCGCACCTCACCGTGTACGAGAACATCGCGTTCCCGATGCGGCTGAAGTCGAGCGACCTCAGCGACGAGGAGATCGACGAGCGCGTCCGGCGGGCGTCGAAGCTGCTCGAGCTCGACGAGCACTTGGAGCGCAAGCCCGCCAACCTCTCGGGCGGTCAGCGCCAGCGTGTGGCGATGGGGCGCGCGATCGTGCGCAACGCCAGCGCGTTCCTCTTCGACGAGCCGCTGTCGAACCTCGACGCCAAGCTCCGCGGTCAGATGCGCACCGAGATCGCGCGCCTGCAGCGCTCGCTCGGGATCACCACCGTGTACGTCACGCACGACCAGACCGAGGCCATGACCCTCGGCGACCGCGTGGCGGTTCTCCGCCGCGGCGAGCTGCAGCAGGTCGCGAGCCCCCGCGGCCTCTACGACCAGCCGGTCAACCTCTTCGTCGCCGGCTTCATCGGTTCCCCGCCGATGAACTTCCTCAGCGGCACCGTGGACGGGGACGTGCTGCGCCTGCCGATCGCCGACGTGCCGCTCGACGACCGCCTGCGCAGGGCCGTCGAGGGGCGCGACCTCGTGATCGTGGGCGTGCGCCCCGACGCGTTCGAAGACGCCGACTCCACCGAGCGCGACCTGTCCGGCGGCATCACCGCTGAACTCGACATCGAGATGACCGAGTGGCTCGGCGAGGTGCTCTACGCCTACGTGCCGTACGAGACGGATGCCACGGTGAAAGACAAGCTGTCGGAACTCGACCGCGACCTCGACGGCGAGAGCCTGCGCACCGAGCTCGTCGTGGCGCTCGATGCCATGAGCTCGATCCGCGCCGGGGATGCCGCACGCCTGTGGTTCTCGCCCGACTCCCTGCACCTGTTCGACCCGGAGACCGGCGTGAACCTCACGCGCGACGAGGCGAAGGCCGAGAAGCTCGAGGAGGACGCCCGGGCCGCGCGCAAGCGCGCGCTGGAGCGGGCGAAGGAGCGCGCGGCGCGCGAGCAGGCGGCGGCCTGA
- a CDS encoding alpha/beta hydrolase has translation MGEWHPDILGEGFEQSTLPLGEDAEGEVVATLVRSRPHPGARLFGELRDTDVLYVHGWSDYFFQTDLARFFTDRGARFYALDLRKYGRSLRPGQSPGYVAALDVYDADIAAALDSMGTARAGHRLLLLGHSTGGLTLTLWASRHPGVADALVLNSPWLELQLGPLGRQALTPLVNARARLEPLGKHPAVDLGFYTRAQREVGTLPDSPEGWRPAQGFPTHPGWLAAVIAGHARVASGLDVGCPALVLLSARSTVALTWNDAMRASDSVLIVDDIARAATRIARTVTISRIEGALHDVFLSAEAARDAAYAALEDGMRALG, from the coding sequence ATGGGGGAGTGGCATCCGGACATCCTCGGCGAGGGCTTCGAGCAGTCGACCCTGCCGCTGGGCGAGGATGCCGAGGGGGAGGTCGTCGCAACGCTCGTGCGGTCGCGGCCGCACCCCGGCGCGCGCCTGTTCGGAGAGCTGCGCGACACCGACGTGCTGTACGTCCACGGCTGGTCGGATTACTTCTTCCAGACCGACCTGGCGCGCTTCTTCACCGATCGGGGCGCCCGCTTCTACGCCCTCGACCTGCGCAAGTACGGCCGCAGCCTCCGCCCCGGCCAATCGCCGGGGTACGTCGCCGCGCTCGATGTGTACGACGCCGACATCGCGGCGGCTTTGGATTCCATGGGCACCGCGCGCGCGGGGCATCGGCTGCTCCTCCTCGGCCACAGCACCGGCGGTCTGACCCTGACGCTCTGGGCGTCGCGGCATCCCGGAGTCGCAGACGCCCTCGTCCTGAACAGCCCGTGGCTCGAACTCCAGCTCGGACCACTCGGACGCCAGGCCCTCACGCCGCTCGTGAACGCCCGTGCGCGGCTCGAACCTCTCGGCAAGCATCCGGCGGTCGACCTGGGCTTCTACACCCGTGCCCAGAGGGAGGTGGGAACCCTGCCCGACAGCCCCGAGGGATGGCGTCCCGCCCAGGGCTTCCCGACCCATCCCGGCTGGCTGGCCGCGGTGATCGCGGGCCATGCGCGGGTGGCATCCGGGCTCGATGTCGGATGCCCGGCGCTCGTGCTGCTGTCGGCGCGGTCGACGGTCGCGTTGACGTGGAACGACGCGATGCGAGCGAGCGACTCGGTACTCATCGTCGACGACATCGCCCGCGCGGCAACCCGCATCGCCCGCACCGTGACGATCTCGCGCATCGAGGGAGCGCTCCACGACGTGTTCCTGTCGGCGGAGGCTGCTCGGGATGCCGCGTACGCGGCGCTCGAGGACGGAATGCGCGCGCTGGGCTGA
- a CDS encoding dicarboxylate/amino acid:cation symporter, with translation MTTTGTTGSSRTIGTTWKVLRHPATLIALAAVLGIVFGLITGEWAANIKFIGDLFIRLIQMAIVPLVMASVIVATGSMTGSGMGRLAGRTFAWMIGFSVIAALVGWGLATLIQPGAGIDYSGAVDPALQESAKPASWQETILGFVSTNIFNAMSTATMLPIIVFSLLFGLALNGYVRATGNTLVVTLLDQLQQIILGMIRLVMRIAPIGVFCLLAALAGDVGFAVVTTALSYLGSTLVGVLIVTAVFVVVVTLRTRLNPAALPGKLAEQTVIAVTTTSSAVTYPTVLKNAVEKVGISQRVANFTLSVGLTMGSYGAVLNYTIVILFLAQASRVELTPGQIILGMALAIMLNMGTITVPGGFAVAATFLATSLGLPLEAVGLLIAVDWFTGIFRTFLNVNGDTMVALLVANGTDEIDRDVYAGRKSVTAEAADEDGLAEKYAAADRAD, from the coding sequence ATGACCACCACCGGAACGACGGGTTCCTCCCGCACCATCGGGACGACCTGGAAGGTGCTCCGGCATCCGGCCACCCTCATCGCGCTCGCCGCGGTGCTGGGGATCGTCTTCGGCCTGATCACCGGGGAATGGGCCGCCAACATCAAGTTCATCGGCGACCTGTTCATCCGGCTGATCCAGATGGCGATCGTTCCGCTCGTGATGGCGTCGGTGATCGTCGCGACGGGCTCGATGACGGGGTCGGGAATGGGACGGCTCGCCGGACGGACCTTCGCGTGGATGATCGGCTTCTCGGTGATCGCCGCGCTCGTCGGATGGGGTCTCGCGACGCTGATCCAGCCCGGCGCCGGCATCGACTACTCGGGCGCGGTCGACCCGGCGCTGCAGGAGTCGGCGAAGCCCGCGAGCTGGCAGGAGACTATCCTCGGCTTCGTCTCGACCAACATCTTCAACGCGATGTCGACGGCGACCATGCTGCCCATCATCGTGTTCTCGCTGCTGTTCGGCCTGGCCCTGAACGGCTACGTCCGGGCGACCGGCAACACCCTCGTCGTCACGCTGCTCGACCAGCTGCAGCAGATCATCCTGGGCATGATCCGTCTCGTCATGCGTATCGCGCCCATCGGCGTGTTCTGCCTGCTCGCCGCCCTCGCGGGCGACGTGGGCTTCGCCGTCGTCACCACCGCTCTGTCGTACCTGGGCTCGACGCTGGTGGGCGTCCTCATCGTCACGGCCGTGTTCGTGGTCGTCGTCACCCTCCGCACCCGCCTGAACCCCGCCGCCCTCCCCGGCAAACTCGCCGAGCAGACGGTGATCGCCGTCACCACGACGAGTTCGGCGGTGACGTACCCCACGGTGCTGAAGAACGCGGTCGAAAAGGTCGGCATCAGCCAGCGCGTTGCCAACTTCACCCTGTCGGTGGGTCTGACCATGGGCTCGTACGGCGCGGTGCTCAACTACACGATCGTCATCCTCTTCCTCGCGCAGGCATCGCGCGTCGAGCTCACCCCCGGCCAGATCATCCTCGGCATGGCCCTGGCGATCATGCTCAACATGGGCACGATCACCGTCCCCGGCGGCTTCGCGGTCGCGGCGACCTTCCTCGCCACCTCGCTCGGGCTGCCCCTGGAGGCGGTCGGCCTCCTGATCGCCGTCGACTGGTTCACCGGCATCTTCCGCACGTTCCTCAACGTCAACGGCGACACCATGGTCGCCCTGCTCGTCGCGAACGGCACCGACGAGATCGACCGCGACGTCTACGCCGGCCGCAAGAGCGTCACCGCTGAGGCTGCGGACGAGGACGGCCTGGCCGAGAAGTACGCCGCGGCCGACCGTGCCGACTGA
- a CDS encoding FadR/GntR family transcriptional regulator: MTDGQALAPLQRGGGSLRDEIVARLRALIVTGVLKPGDRLATERDLAAQLAVSRSAVREALLRLESAGLIERRQGSGTRVSGRIPVSAVLATLEGDDDGTVAASAEFRTVVEPQIARLAASRIDEEQIAALAALLAESDQVRDIEHSVRLDVAFHVAIAAATRNPLLTSLSELTVSWTVEARVSSHLDEEGRRLSHDGHARLLRALRAGDPDGAEAAMRVHLDEIADLVARART, translated from the coding sequence ATGACGGACGGCCAGGCGCTCGCGCCTCTGCAGCGCGGCGGCGGATCCCTGCGGGACGAGATCGTCGCCCGTTTGCGCGCGCTCATCGTCACGGGGGTGCTCAAGCCGGGCGATCGCCTGGCCACGGAGCGAGACCTCGCCGCCCAGCTGGCGGTGTCGCGTTCGGCGGTGCGCGAGGCGCTGCTGCGCCTGGAGTCGGCGGGTCTCATCGAACGGCGTCAGGGGAGCGGCACCCGTGTCAGCGGGCGGATCCCGGTGTCGGCGGTTCTCGCGACGCTCGAGGGCGACGACGATGGAACCGTTGCGGCGTCCGCGGAGTTCCGCACCGTCGTCGAGCCGCAGATCGCACGCCTGGCGGCATCGCGCATCGACGAGGAGCAGATCGCCGCGCTGGCCGCCCTGCTCGCCGAGTCCGACCAGGTGCGCGACATCGAGCACTCCGTGCGATTGGATGTCGCCTTCCACGTGGCCATCGCCGCGGCCACGCGCAACCCCCTGCTGACCTCGCTCAGCGAGCTCACCGTGTCGTGGACCGTCGAGGCCCGCGTATCGTCCCACCTCGACGAGGAGGGCCGCCGCCTGTCGCATGACGGTCATGCGCGCCTGCTGCGTGCGCTCAGAGCCGGCGACCCCGACGGTGCCGAGGCCGCGATGCGGGTGCACCTGGACGAGATCGCCGACCTGGTGGCGCGCGCCCGCACCTGA
- a CDS encoding Nramp family divalent metal transporter, which yields MSDRTTARPPATPGTGHGRISTETVRSIVDSHRTRRTFWRRLALIGPAFVAGAWQFGPGNLTTAMNAGALYGYTLIWVIIVSTILMIFLTDMSVRLGIRTPVSLISSIKDSLGTWAGVVAGIGVFLITLCFSVGNAVGSGVGLSMLIPGTSPVMWTVICTVLVGTILLLKKIYGVVEKILIVIVALMAFCFIASAFASNPDWAAAGAGLIPVIPGGAWLLIIGLVGTNFSINAAFFASYGTKARERHEDEYRDITIVDTIPGIVAPGIMTALVIVVAASVLGQTGADTPGAFTGLARIFEPVAGPVGAWIFALGFFGAAFSSMIPNCIAGGTMLSDAIGRGASAETLAARLGSAFILAFGLGVTIAFAGASPVQLIVIAQALTVLFAPILAALIIVMANNRKLMGSLRNRWWQNVAGGIGLIAVVALSIRLMVSLIGG from the coding sequence ATGAGCGACCGCACCACCGCACGACCCCCCGCGACCCCCGGCACCGGCCACGGGCGCATCTCGACCGAGACGGTGCGCAGCATCGTCGATTCCCACCGCACGCGGCGCACGTTCTGGCGCCGCCTCGCCCTGATCGGTCCCGCCTTCGTCGCGGGCGCCTGGCAGTTCGGCCCCGGCAACCTCACCACCGCGATGAACGCCGGAGCCCTTTACGGGTACACCCTCATCTGGGTGATCATCGTGTCGACCATCCTCATGATCTTCCTGACCGACATGAGCGTGCGGCTCGGCATCCGCACACCCGTCTCGCTCATCTCCTCGATCAAGGACAGCCTCGGCACCTGGGCGGGCGTGGTCGCCGGGATCGGCGTCTTCCTCATCACCCTGTGCTTCTCGGTGGGTAACGCGGTCGGCTCGGGAGTCGGGCTGTCGATGCTCATCCCCGGCACCTCCCCCGTGATGTGGACCGTGATCTGCACCGTGCTGGTCGGCACGATCCTGCTGCTGAAGAAGATCTACGGCGTCGTGGAGAAGATCCTCATCGTCATCGTGGCGCTCATGGCGTTCTGCTTCATCGCCTCGGCCTTCGCGTCGAACCCCGACTGGGCGGCCGCGGGCGCCGGACTCATCCCCGTCATCCCCGGCGGGGCCTGGCTGCTCATCATCGGCCTCGTGGGCACGAACTTCTCGATCAACGCGGCCTTCTTCGCCTCCTACGGCACCAAGGCGCGTGAGCGCCACGAAGACGAGTACCGCGACATCACGATCGTCGACACGATCCCCGGCATCGTCGCCCCGGGCATCATGACGGCATTGGTGATCGTGGTCGCGGCTTCCGTCCTCGGGCAGACCGGCGCAGACACTCCCGGTGCGTTCACGGGACTCGCGCGCATCTTCGAGCCGGTCGCGGGGCCGGTGGGCGCCTGGATCTTCGCCCTGGGCTTCTTCGGAGCGGCCTTCTCGTCGATGATCCCCAACTGCATCGCGGGCGGCACGATGCTCTCGGATGCCATCGGGCGCGGCGCTTCCGCCGAGACCCTGGCGGCGCGACTCGGCAGCGCCTTCATCCTGGCCTTCGGCCTCGGCGTCACGATCGCGTTCGCCGGCGCCTCGCCCGTGCAATTGATCGTCATCGCGCAGGCACTGACCGTGCTGTTCGCGCCGATCCTCGCGGCGCTGATCATCGTGATGGCGAACAACAGGAAGCTCATGGGGTCCCTGCGCAACCGCTGGTGGCAGAACGTCGCCGGCGGCATCGGCCTGATCGCGGTGGTGGCGCTGTCGATCCGGTTGATGGTCAGCCTCATCGGCGGCTGA
- a CDS encoding LacI family DNA-binding transcriptional regulator → MVDIEVGERHVVTLKDVALASGVSISTVSRVLDDRTPRSTSATATRVRAVAEELGYRRNLSASSLRRGATATIGVLVPRLTDAVMALMFEAVERASHRRGYFAVVATCGDDADEERRATETLLDRGVDGVVLATARLDDALPASLRDRGIPHVLALRTDDVSPSAVGDDETGGYLAVRHLLDLGHRDIAILTGPWFTSSGRDRRAGAERALREAGVDLPEERVLAVGYGIDHGIDAARRLLDAERPPTAVFAANDNLAVGVSTVAQSLGMAAGRDLSIVGYNDIPLVSRLPVPLTSVRTHFDRVAEIALDLLLADGSAPRIERVMPTLIPRSSTAPLGR, encoded by the coding sequence ATGGTCGACATCGAGGTCGGTGAACGTCACGTGGTCACGTTGAAGGACGTCGCCCTGGCATCCGGGGTCAGCATCTCCACGGTGAGCCGGGTGCTCGACGACCGCACACCCCGTTCCACCTCCGCCACCGCGACGCGCGTTCGTGCCGTGGCCGAGGAGCTGGGCTACCGTCGAAACCTCTCGGCCTCGAGTCTGCGCCGCGGCGCCACCGCCACGATCGGCGTTCTCGTGCCGCGTCTGACGGATGCCGTGATGGCGCTGATGTTCGAAGCGGTCGAGCGCGCGTCCCACCGGCGCGGCTACTTCGCCGTCGTCGCGACGTGCGGCGACGACGCCGACGAGGAGCGGCGCGCCACCGAGACCCTGCTCGACCGCGGCGTCGACGGAGTCGTGCTCGCCACCGCGCGTCTGGACGATGCCCTTCCCGCGTCGCTGCGAGACCGCGGCATCCCGCACGTCCTTGCCCTGCGCACCGACGACGTCAGCCCGTCAGCGGTCGGCGACGACGAAACCGGCGGCTATCTCGCCGTGCGACACCTGCTCGATCTGGGGCACCGCGACATCGCCATCCTGACGGGCCCGTGGTTCACCTCGAGCGGCCGAGACCGTCGCGCGGGAGCCGAGCGCGCTCTGCGGGAGGCGGGTGTCGACCTTCCCGAGGAGCGGGTGCTGGCCGTCGGGTACGGAATCGATCACGGCATCGACGCTGCGCGGCGTCTGCTCGATGCGGAGCGACCCCCCACGGCCGTCTTCGCGGCCAACGACAACCTCGCCGTCGGGGTGTCCACCGTCGCGCAGTCGCTCGGCATGGCGGCGGGCCGCGACCTGTCGATCGTCGGGTACAACGACATCCCGCTGGTCTCGCGCCTGCCGGTGCCCCTCACCTCGGTGCGGACGCACTTCGACCGGGTCGCCGAGATCGCTCTCGACCTGCTGCTGGCCGACGGATCGGCGCCGCGCATCGAACGGGTCATGCCGACACTGATCCCGCGCTCGTCGACCGCGCCGCTCGGGCGGTGA